GGCGACGGGTGCCGGGTCGGGGGCCTTAGGCGCAACGGCCCTGTCCGACGATTTTCCGCCGCCGCCTGACGGCGGCTTTGCATCGCGAGGCAAAATCGACGGCCAGGGCCGTCCTTCGCTTCGCTTTGGCCCGCGCGGCCGCATCGCCTGACGGTGCGATGCGGACCCTCGCGCGGGTGCGCCAGGCCCCCCGGCCCGGCCTTTGGTCGCCACGAAGGCCACGATGGACGCTGGCCTGCCGGACCCGAAGGACCACCGCGATGCTCGACCACCCGAGCCACGACCTCGACGAGGACCTGCCCGCCGATCCCACCCTGCTCGAGGAGCTGGCGCTGACCGGCTACCGCCCGTTCGAGGAGCACGACGACCCCCGGCCGCTACCGGCCAAGCGCGCGATGGATGGGGCCCTGAACGTGGCGATCACCGCCCTCGAGGGAGCCTTCGCCGGCACCCGCCTGGAGGACGACCTCGAGGACGTGCTGTGGGGGTTCGTGAACGTCTTCCACCGCCGGGTCGAGCAGATCGATCGCAAGCTCGACGAGAACGAGCAGGCGCAGCGCATGAGCCAGCGCGATCAGGACGGCAGCGAGGTGCTCTCGGTCGAGTTGGAGCGGCTCACCGCCCTCGGGCTCACCCTGTCGGAGCGCCGCAACAGCTTCGAGTACGCCCGCGACGCCGCCGCCCACCTCTTCACCCGAACCACCCGGTCGCTGTGGCGCCCGCGCTCCGGCTCGCAGGTCAACCGGGCCACGATGACCGCGGCGATGATCGACAGCCGCGACTTCGTCAACGCGCGGCGCCGGGCGGAGACCGAGATCCACCTGCCGCAGGGCACCCGGATCGCCTTCACGGGCGGCAAGGAATACCAGAACGTCACGGTGATCTGGGACACCCTGGACCGGGTGCGGGCCAAGCACGCCGACATGGTGCTGATGCACGGTGGCGGGGAAGGCGCCGAGTTGATCGCCGCGAAGTGGGCCGAGAACCGCCGAGTCCAGCAGGTGGTGTTCAAGCCCGACTGGAAGCGCCACAAGCGGGCCGCGCCCTTCCGGCGCAACGACCTTCTCCTCGAGCAGGATCCGATCGGGATCGTGCACTTCCCCGGCGGCGGGATCTCCGACAACCTCGCCGACAAGGCAATGGCGAAGGGCATCCCCGTCCGGCGGGGCGTGAAGGCCGGCGCATGAGCGCCGGCCCCTTGCGATTTCAGCTAAAGCAGCTAATTCAGCCATTGCATGGATATCGAGGAATGTACCGATGGCAAGCTTCACCCTGACGGACCTCGGCAACAAGTCGGGCGAGGTGGTCGAGGCAGCCTTCCGTGGCCCCGTGGACATCACCAAGCGCGGAAAGCGCAAGTTCGTTCTGATGACCGCCGAGCAGTTCGATCGTTTGACCGGCACAGGCTCGCAGCGCGCGTACCGTGCCGAAGACCTGACGGCTCCGGAGCGCGACGAAATCCTGGCCGGGCTCGATGCCGTCGCGCAGGACGAGGGACGCGATGACTGAGCCCCAGCACGGCGAGATCATCCTCTACTCCTACCTCTGGGCACGGGAACACGATCGCGGCGAAGAGACCGGCCGGAAGGCACGCCCGACCTGCGTCATGCTCATCGTCGTCGGCAAGGACGGTCGTTCCAAACCCCTGCTGTTCCCGATCACCAGCCAGCCGCCAGGGCCGTCCAATCACTTCGTAGAGGTTCCCGAGACCGAGGCACGCCGTGCGAAGCTCTACACGCCAGCCTGGGTCATCGTGGACGAGTTCAACACCGACGATCCCGCTACGTCGTGGGCGCTCGAGGACGCCAAGCCGCTCGGCCGGTTCTCGAAGAAATTCATGTCACGGATCGCCGCCGCAGCCGCCGGTGCCATCAGAGCCGGCAAGGCACGGAGCGTCCCGAGACGATAGCGGGCAGTGGGGTGGGAGCAGGCTTCGATAAGGTGCCTGCGAATGAACTGCTCCCAACTCGACGCGACCCGAGTGCCGGGCGGCCCGATCTCTTTGATAGGTCGCCGGAAGGGATCCACGGACGCCGGGGAGGATGTCCGAGAAGCCGGGTTTGCAAGGTAGCGGAGCCGACCGGAGGCAAGCTGGAGGGGGCACTCCTCAGTGAGAGGTGCCCTGCCGGTCAGCGTCGAGGCTGGAGGCGTCCGGAGCGGGCGCCATACCGGGACGCGGCGGTGCGTTGGGGGCGCCCTCCCGAGCCAATCCGGGGCAGCGGCGAGGGTGGGAGACGGCCACCTCGCCACATCCGGCAAGCCCGGAGTCCGGTCGATCCGCCCAAGCGGAAACGTCGGTGAAACGCGGCGCCGACGTTCGCCACAGCGACGGACCGTCCCAACACGATGGCGACAAGGGAACAGACGCCGTCACCGCCCGCAACCGTCCGGCCAGACGATTTTCCCCTGGCGCTGCGCGCCATTCCTCGCGGGACAAAATCGTCTGGCCTCCCGGTCCTCCGCTGCGCTCCGGCCCCTGCGGGGTGCGGGCGGCGCCGTCGCCTGTTTGAGGGGTCGCATCGCGCAGGGACGGTCCCGAGCGCCTCAGGAAACCCAGCCGATGCCGCGCCCCACCTCGAGCCTCCCCGCCCACGCCCGCTACGCCCTCGTGACCCACGTCGCCGAACTCCAGGCCGAGCTGGCCTCCATCTCCTGCCCGCGCGAGCGGCGCACCATCACGGCCGAGCTGAAGGCCGCCCAGGCGCGGGTCGCCCAGCTCTCCACGGAGGGCTGAACCCCCTCCTCCAGGGCCGCCCCACGGCGGCCTTCAAT
The genomic region above belongs to Methylorubrum extorquens and contains:
- a CDS encoding DUF2493 domain-containing protein encodes the protein MLDHPSHDLDEDLPADPTLLEELALTGYRPFEEHDDPRPLPAKRAMDGALNVAITALEGAFAGTRLEDDLEDVLWGFVNVFHRRVEQIDRKLDENEQAQRMSQRDQDGSEVLSVELERLTALGLTLSERRNSFEYARDAAAHLFTRTTRSLWRPRSGSQVNRATMTAAMIDSRDFVNARRRAETEIHLPQGTRIAFTGGKEYQNVTVIWDTLDRVRAKHADMVLMHGGGEGAELIAAKWAENRRVQQVVFKPDWKRHKRAAPFRRNDLLLEQDPIGIVHFPGGGISDNLADKAMAKGIPVRRGVKAGA
- a CDS encoding type II toxin-antitoxin system Phd/YefM family antitoxin encodes the protein MASFTLTDLGNKSGEVVEAAFRGPVDITKRGKRKFVLMTAEQFDRLTGTGSQRAYRAEDLTAPERDEILAGLDAVAQDEGRDD